A window of the Cystobacter fuscus genome harbors these coding sequences:
- a CDS encoding FHA domain-containing protein gives MIDQNSRPARKVGIADHLWETYEDMAQQMGSDRDALINQALFMFARLNGFLEVRPSRSEAPAEVASAAPATASARPSAPARSAPPVLQPVSGGGAKTPPPREDTPLPAPAPQRAAPRLEERPSANTLDNDPARREVAERVLETAAELERLIKGKSNEPREELDEEPLADEHDSDLGLPEDEPLPEDEPLPEDEAPPEDEPMDQPVSGLLLSMDNAEPQSITKERFVIGRGKHCDLVINSGKVSREHAVIVREGDDFFIEDLGSSNGTWFNKQRIKRRKVEDGDEYFICSERVRLTYQ, from the coding sequence ATGATTGACCAGAATTCCCGTCCTGCCCGCAAGGTCGGCATCGCCGACCACCTGTGGGAGACCTACGAAGACATGGCCCAGCAGATGGGCTCGGACCGCGACGCGCTCATCAATCAAGCGCTGTTCATGTTCGCGCGTCTCAACGGCTTCCTCGAGGTGCGCCCGAGTCGCTCCGAGGCGCCCGCCGAGGTTGCCTCCGCCGCCCCGGCCACGGCCTCCGCGCGGCCCTCCGCCCCGGCCCGGTCCGCTCCGCCCGTGTTGCAGCCGGTGAGCGGAGGCGGCGCCAAGACGCCTCCGCCCCGCGAGGACACACCGCTGCCGGCACCCGCTCCGCAGCGGGCCGCCCCCCGGCTCGAGGAGCGCCCCTCGGCGAACACCCTGGACAATGATCCGGCCCGCCGCGAGGTGGCCGAGCGCGTGCTGGAGACCGCCGCCGAGCTTGAGCGCCTCATCAAGGGCAAGAGCAACGAGCCGCGCGAGGAGCTCGACGAGGAGCCCCTGGCCGACGAGCACGACTCGGATCTGGGCCTGCCCGAGGACGAGCCGCTGCCCGAGGACGAGCCGCTGCCCGAGGACGAGGCGCCGCCCGAGGACGAGCCCATGGACCAGCCGGTGAGCGGGCTGCTGCTGTCCATGGACAACGCCGAGCCGCAGAGCATCACCAAGGAGCGCTTCGTGATCGGCCGCGGCAAGCACTGCGACCTGGTCATCAACTCCGGCAAGGTGTCGCGCGAGCACGCCGTCATCGTCCGCGAGGGCGACGACTTCTTCATCGAGGACCTGGGCTCGTCCAACGGCACCTGGTTCAACAAGCAGCGCATCAAGCGCCGCAAGGTCGAGGACGGTGACGAGTACTTCATCTGCAGCGAGCGCGTCCGGCTCACCTACCAATGA
- a CDS encoding type II and III secretion system protein family protein: MLGRFTQAAAIGVLLTVLVAASAQAQDSSLINLGIGAQKVLSIPGMTRISIGDPGVAEVKALGPGQVLVLGQGEGKTTLLVWKGNGQRVTYNIAVRKQDPNEVSSDIKKLLGEIEGVSIRIVGDRIFLDGQAYTSADAARIEEVAALYPNVKSFVKVAPNAKKLVAQNLTAAFQKAGLRNVQVNPQGSTIFLEGSVESQQEMQKAELLVKALGEKVENLLVVGIKKMIISEVQFVEIRRNSRDRYGIKYPTDIAGTVSATATINQSLFPGTFGSGAGMASLAAGAEFAVGFQGNDGYGRLLAQPKLVCASGEKAEFLAGGEVPIPLITQNQFSVEYKPYGVILNLRPTADSNGNIQTEIEAEASELDTSVAVSIGGSAAIPGFRTRKVKTNVTVRHGETIVLSGVFSHDEQKAVSKLPGLGHIPIIGEIFKNRAFDSTKRELVIFVTPRIVTPDSDKIHTLIEDVKSRYKQARSEVSFNIFD; this comes from the coding sequence ATGCTTGGACGCTTCACCCAGGCCGCCGCGATTGGCGTCCTGTTGACCGTGCTGGTCGCCGCGAGCGCGCAGGCCCAGGACAGCTCGCTCATCAACCTGGGCATCGGCGCCCAGAAGGTGCTCTCCATCCCCGGCATGACGCGCATCTCCATCGGAGACCCGGGGGTCGCCGAGGTGAAGGCGCTCGGTCCCGGCCAGGTGCTCGTGCTCGGGCAGGGCGAGGGCAAGACGACGCTCCTGGTGTGGAAGGGCAATGGCCAGCGCGTCACCTACAACATCGCGGTGCGCAAGCAGGACCCCAACGAGGTCAGCTCCGACATCAAGAAGCTGCTCGGGGAGATCGAGGGTGTCAGCATCCGCATCGTGGGGGATCGCATCTTCCTGGACGGGCAGGCGTACACGTCCGCGGACGCCGCGCGCATCGAGGAGGTGGCGGCGCTCTACCCCAACGTGAAGAGCTTCGTGAAGGTGGCGCCCAACGCCAAGAAGCTCGTGGCGCAGAACCTCACCGCCGCCTTCCAGAAGGCGGGCCTGCGCAACGTGCAGGTCAACCCCCAGGGCTCCACCATCTTCCTGGAGGGCTCGGTGGAGAGCCAGCAGGAGATGCAGAAGGCGGAGCTGCTCGTCAAGGCGCTGGGCGAGAAGGTGGAGAACCTGCTCGTGGTGGGCATCAAGAAGATGATCATCTCCGAGGTGCAGTTCGTGGAGATCCGCCGCAACTCGCGCGATCGCTACGGCATCAAGTACCCCACGGACATCGCCGGCACCGTGTCCGCCACGGCCACCATCAACCAGTCGCTCTTCCCGGGCACCTTCGGCTCGGGCGCGGGCATGGCGTCGCTGGCGGCCGGCGCGGAGTTCGCCGTGGGCTTCCAGGGCAATGACGGCTACGGCCGGCTCCTGGCCCAGCCCAAGCTGGTGTGCGCCAGCGGCGAGAAGGCCGAGTTCCTCGCGGGCGGCGAGGTGCCCATCCCCCTCATCACCCAGAACCAGTTCTCCGTGGAGTACAAGCCCTACGGCGTCATCCTCAACCTGCGCCCCACCGCGGACAGCAACGGCAACATCCAGACGGAGATCGAGGCCGAGGCGAGCGAGCTGGACACCTCGGTGGCCGTCTCCATCGGTGGCTCGGCGGCCATCCCCGGCTTCCGCACCCGCAAGGTGAAGACGAACGTCACCGTGCGCCACGGCGAGACGATCGTCCTGTCCGGCGTGTTCAGCCACGACGAGCAGAAGGCCGTCTCCAAGCTGCCGGGCCTGGGCCACATCCCCATCATCGGGGAGATCTTCAAGAACCGCGCGTTCGACTCCACCAAGCGCGAGCTCGTCATCTTCGTGACCCCGCGCATCGTCACGCCCGACTCGGACAAGATCCACACCCTCATCGAGGACGTGAAGAGCCGCTACAAGCAGGCGCGCTCCGAGGTCTCCTTCAACATCTTCGACTGA
- a CDS encoding A24 family peptidase, translating to MTPSHIALWIVLGMALVISVVTDVLRRRILDVVTYPLMVVALGVRLASEGVGGLETGLVSGVVSGAGLALVLVPAAVRGRMGWGDVKLMAGVGAVLGFPAVMAAAAFISLVGALQAVVTLLWHGAVWETLGDLVRRWAVRVRWMQEGAVDAPRRHIPYGVAIALGTFWAMWWQHDRLG from the coding sequence ATGACGCCCTCTCACATCGCGCTGTGGATCGTCCTGGGCATGGCGCTGGTGATCTCCGTGGTGACGGACGTGCTCCGCCGTCGGATCCTCGATGTCGTCACCTATCCCTTGATGGTGGTGGCGCTGGGCGTGCGTCTGGCGAGCGAGGGGGTGGGAGGGCTGGAGACGGGGCTGGTGAGTGGGGTGGTGTCCGGGGCGGGGTTGGCGCTGGTGCTGGTGCCGGCGGCGGTGCGCGGGCGCATGGGGTGGGGGGACGTGAAGTTGATGGCGGGCGTGGGCGCGGTGTTGGGCTTTCCCGCGGTGATGGCCGCGGCGGCCTTCATCTCCCTGGTGGGAGCCCTGCAGGCAGTGGTGACGCTGCTGTGGCACGGCGCCGTCTGGGAGACGTTGGGCGACCTGGTGCGGCGTTGGGCCGTGCGGGTGCGGTGGATGCAGGAGGGCGCGGTGGACGCGCCGCGACGCCATATCCCGTATGGCGTGGCGATCGCGCTGGGGACTTTCTGGGCCATGTGGTGGCAGCACGACAGATTGGGGTAG